A part of Gossypium hirsutum isolate 1008001.06 chromosome A07, Gossypium_hirsutum_v2.1, whole genome shotgun sequence genomic DNA contains:
- the LOC107956354 gene encoding LOB domain-containing protein 29 has product MTGSGSPCGACKFLRRKCVRGCVFAPYFSHEQGATHFAAIHKVFGASNVSKLLAHLPVTDRCEAAVTISYEAQARLQDPVYGCVSHIFALQQQVAKLEAQLASLTEQASQSIVNGSVTSNPNDGKLPCSQLPDVQSWFHPDNSSLAPNFNQSSYGENGFSNPNSSGIYYENSMVSSEEDHISFSTFVEAPHSMSSSLDMQTNNRQWSFQDVDDLQSMAFGYAQNSR; this is encoded by the exons ATGACAGGTTCTGGTTCCCCTTGTGGTGCCTGCAAGTTTTTGAGAAGAAAATGTGTTAGAGGGTGTGTTTTTGCACCTTATTTCTCACATGAACAAGGTGCAACCCATTTTGCAGCCATCCACAAGGTTTTTGGTGCAAGCAATGTGTCGAAGCTGCTTGCTCACCTCCCTGTTACTGACCGCTGTGAAGCTGCTGTCACAATCTCATACGAAGCTCAAGCTAGGCTTCAGGACCCCGTTTATGGCTGTGTTTCTCATATCTTTGCTCTCCAACAGcag GTTGCTAAACTAGAAGCACAACTTGCTTCTCTTACGGAGCAAGCATCTCAAAGCATTGTAAATGGCTCGGTTACATCAAACCCTAATGATGGAAAGCTTCCTTGTTCTCAGCTCCCAGATGTTCAAAGTTGGTTTCACCCTGATAATTCAAGCCTGGCACCAAATTTTAACCAGAGTTCATACGGTGAAAATGGGTTCTCGAATCCAAACTCTTCAGGGATCTATTATGAGAATTCAATGGTCTCATCAGAAGAAGATCATATCTCGTTTTCTACTTTTGTAGAGGCTCCTCATTCAATGTCTTCCTCCCTTGACATGCAAACAAATAACAGACAATGGAGTTTCCAGGATGTTGATGACCTTCAATCAATGGCCTTCGGGTATGCGCAAAATTCCAGATGA
- the LOC107955447 gene encoding 1-aminocyclopropane-1-carboxylate oxidase homolog 12 produces the protein MELKVISEEDSSYDRAKEVKDFDETKAGVKGLVDSGAVKIPKFFIHRPESLLNYTTSSSEVCFQVPVIDLEGYEGGQRRKEILDGILAASETWGFFQVVNHGVPVGIMDNMVEAVRRFHEQPKDVKMKWYSRNYKQQPVRYFCNGDLLVNKGAANWRDSIAFDFHDGQLDPQLFPPICREAVSEYIKHVIELRTTLAELLSETLGLHSDYLASIGCMETESLVCHYYPACPEPELTLGATKHSDPSFLTILLQDDNRGLQVLHQSNWIDVPPLPGAFVINIGDFIQLITNDKFKSVEHRVLAGQAPRVSVACFFYPSTENKHKPYGPIRELLTESNPPIYRETHVTEYMAYFRAKGLDGNSSLPHFNLQCNYTT, from the exons ATGGAGCTGAAGGTGATTTCTGAAGAAGATTCAAGTTATGACAGAGCAAAGGAAGTCAAGGACTTTGATGAAACAAAAGCTGGGGTTAAAGGACTTGTTGACTCTGGTGCTGTCAAGATTCCCAAGTTCTTCATCCATCGCCCTGAAAGCCTCCTAAACTATACTACCAGTAGTAGTGAAGTTTGTTTCCAAGTTCCGGTGATAGATCTGGAAGGCTACGAAGGTGGCCAACGACGGAAGGAGATATTGGATGGAATCTTAGCAGCATCAGAAACATGGGGTTTCTTTCAAGTGGTTAACCATGGAGTTCCTGTTGGCATTATGGACAACATGGTTGAAGCCGTACGCCGATTTCATGAGCAACCAAAGGATGTGAAGATGAAATGGTACTCCAGGAATTATAAGCAGCAACCTGTTAGGTATTTCTGCAATGGAGATCTCCTTGTAAACAAAGGAGCTGCAAATTGGAGGGATTCAATAGCATTTGATTTTCATGATGGCCAACTTGACCCCCAACTTTTTCCTCCAATATGCAG GGAGGCTGTAAGTGAATACATAAAACACGTGATTGAGCTAAGAACGACATTGGCTGAACTTCTATCGGAGACTTTGGGGCTTCACAGTGACTACCTCGCCAGCATAGGGTGCATGGAAACCGAATCGCTTGTGTGCCACTACTATCCTGCATGCCCTGAGCCAGAATTAACGCTGGGTGCAACCAAGCATTCGGACCCATCTTTCCTGACCATTCTCCTTCAAGACGATAACAGAGGCCTCCAAGTTCTTCACCAGAGTAACTGGATTGATGTTCCTCCTCTTCCAGGTGCTTTTGTGATTAACATTGGCGACTTCATTCAG CTCATCACAAATGACAAATTCAAAAGTGTGGAGCATAGGGTGCTAGCAGGACAAGCACCAAGGGTATCAGTGGCCTGTTTTTTCTATCCAAGCACGGAAAATAAACATAAACCATATGGACCAATAAGAGAGCTTCTGACAGAAAGTAATCCACCTATATATCGGGAAACTCATGTTACTGAATACATGGCCTATTTCAGAGCCAAAGGTCTGGACGGAAACTCAAGTCTTCCTCACTTCAACTTACAATGCAATTATACTACTTAA